One segment of Desulfosudis oleivorans Hxd3 DNA contains the following:
- a CDS encoding phosphotransferase enzyme family protein: protein MISIKTAQAAARHWELDFKTLRPDLRLQGSPERCLCRTAFEDKAGQVFVLEKISPAQLGTKQLICRVLDHLCAHGLNQVVPYLKSTEGACPSFCEDGWWLASPFIAGTSLDRPAYIQDAPKGEALARFLCGLTMHAETILHDPALPCFSLKQYILGMERQMEQHDPDTGHRVSPVLGFLKKSFMDRHDTLATAFCHGDYHPLNVIWQDDAVSAVIDWEFCGIKPDIYDAANLVGCIGMEHPSGLTGGLVLSFLDAMRRNAPVSTQSWKVFAGFVLALRFAWLAEWLRKKDHEMIELEIVYMHLLMDNMEALKQAWGLSPAG, encoded by the coding sequence ATGATTTCCATTAAAACAGCGCAAGCCGCGGCCCGGCACTGGGAACTTGATTTTAAAACCCTTCGGCCGGACCTGCGCCTTCAGGGAAGTCCGGAGCGATGTCTGTGCCGCACGGCCTTTGAGGACAAGGCTGGCCAGGTGTTTGTTTTAGAAAAGATCAGCCCGGCCCAACTGGGAACAAAACAATTGATCTGCCGGGTCCTGGACCATCTTTGCGCCCATGGCCTGAATCAGGTCGTACCTTATCTGAAATCAACGGAGGGCGCCTGTCCGTCTTTCTGTGAAGACGGCTGGTGGCTGGCCTCGCCCTTTATTGCCGGCACTTCCCTTGATCGGCCGGCCTATATTCAGGATGCCCCAAAAGGCGAGGCCCTGGCCCGTTTTTTATGCGGCCTCACCATGCATGCCGAAACGATTCTCCATGACCCGGCCCTGCCCTGTTTTTCCCTGAAACAGTACATTCTTGGAATGGAACGACAGATGGAACAACACGATCCGGACACGGGCCACCGGGTTTCGCCTGTTCTTGGTTTTCTGAAAAAATCCTTCATGGACCGTCACGACACCCTGGCCACGGCCTTCTGCCACGGCGACTATCATCCCTTAAATGTCATCTGGCAGGACGACGCCGTTTCGGCGGTGATCGACTGGGAGTTCTGCGGCATCAAACCCGACATCTACGACGCCGCCAACCTGGTGGGATGCATCGGCATGGAGCACCCGTCCGGGCTGACCGGCGGCCTTGTTCTCTCCTTTCTTGACGCCATGCGACGGAACGCCCCTGTCAGCACGCAAAGCTGGAAAGTGTTTGCCGGGTTTGTGCTGGCCCTTCGCTTTGCATGGCTGGCCGAATGGCTGCGCAAAAAAGACCACGAAATGATCGAACTGGAAATCGTCTACATGCACCTGCTGATGGACAACATGGAGGCGCTGAAACAGGCCTGGGGTCTGTCACCGGCCGGCTGA
- a CDS encoding glycosyltransferase family 87 protein, producing MRLFAQFETCGDQLPVTGDFPNRRLNSRFFRVLCLLSGPAVLFFFINGVKALWLSFLPPYIFMKDMVQDWLLAKALLAGISPYDPLPVLAARFLGPWSEFVILRHPSPHPPIAAIAALPLGLLSCREAAFVWLGFELMCIGVSVYLVLKWWGGASLGWATGLTILLIAWAPFGEGLLFGQSNTLVLLLLICAWQTERQWLCGVFIGCSLAIKFMGWPILLFCLLRKKWRVVGTAFAVLIAGHMAAVLVMEADSVRLYYSKVIGSVDAIYRFADGNFSVWSLGWRMFVGISGPFKQSINILPLFANAPMAMPVSFFLTVVFVAGGMLLALKRRDSDVAWALLFCLSAVTGPISWIHYLVLLLPPAAVILKRIMRLGFPLGQTAIWFLLILLLLVPDSMLNGLAAFFDLQPSGFGPVTVSFWAGLLTLIPLAVTLGMMAFVYQTGKTMPPGFCSPGMPREGKGARYYD from the coding sequence TTGCGTTTGTTTGCCCAATTCGAAACCTGTGGTGATCAATTGCCAGTGACCGGAGATTTTCCAAATCGGAGGCTGAACAGTCGGTTTTTCCGGGTGCTCTGCCTTCTGTCTGGCCCGGCTGTTCTTTTCTTTTTTATTAATGGGGTTAAAGCCCTATGGCTTTCGTTTCTGCCACCCTACATTTTTATGAAGGACATGGTTCAGGATTGGTTGCTGGCCAAAGCTCTGCTGGCCGGCATTTCTCCCTATGACCCGTTACCGGTGCTGGCGGCCCGTTTCCTGGGCCCCTGGTCGGAATTTGTTATCCTTCGTCATCCATCGCCCCACCCCCCCATTGCCGCTATTGCTGCCCTCCCTCTGGGACTGCTGTCCTGCCGGGAGGCGGCGTTTGTCTGGCTGGGTTTCGAGTTGATGTGTATTGGTGTTTCCGTTTACCTGGTACTTAAATGGTGGGGGGGGGCTTCACTTGGATGGGCCACGGGCCTGACCATATTGCTGATCGCATGGGCCCCTTTTGGAGAAGGGCTGCTGTTTGGGCAGAGCAACACACTGGTGCTGTTGTTGTTGATATGTGCCTGGCAAACAGAAAGACAATGGTTATGTGGTGTTTTTATCGGGTGTTCATTGGCAATAAAATTTATGGGCTGGCCCATCCTGCTGTTCTGTCTGCTGCGCAAAAAATGGCGGGTCGTCGGCACCGCCTTTGCGGTGTTGATTGCGGGACACATGGCCGCTGTTCTGGTGATGGAGGCAGATTCGGTCCGGCTTTACTACAGCAAGGTCATCGGCAGCGTGGACGCGATTTATCGGTTCGCCGATGGTAATTTTTCCGTCTGGTCTCTGGGCTGGCGTATGTTCGTGGGGATCAGCGGCCCCTTTAAACAGAGCATCAACATTTTACCTCTTTTTGCAAACGCCCCAATGGCCATGCCCGTTTCCTTTTTTCTAACAGTTGTCTTTGTGGCGGGGGGGATGCTTCTTGCCCTGAAAAGACGGGACTCTGATGTCGCCTGGGCGCTGTTGTTTTGTCTGAGTGCCGTCACCGGCCCTATCTCCTGGATACACTATCTGGTTTTGCTGCTTCCACCTGCGGCTGTGATACTCAAGCGCATCATGCGGCTCGGGTTCCCCCTGGGGCAGACGGCCATATGGTTTTTGCTGATACTGTTGCTGCTTGTTCCAGATTCAATGTTGAACGGGCTTGCCGCTTTTTTTGATTTACAACCCTCCGGTTTCGGCCCGGTGACGGTTTCTTTCTGGGCCGGTCTGTTAACCCTGATACCACTGGCTGTTACCCTGGGAATGATGGCGTTTGTCTATCAGACGGGGAAAACGATGCCTCCAGGTTTCTGCTCCCCCGGAATGCCACGGGAAGGTAAAGGGGCACGGTATTATGATTAA
- a CDS encoding sensor histidine kinase, translated as MRRYREMLSSWSNDYSSEPENIPLHRRPSISIRLKVAVSFFLFFILSLTVTGWSYWILTKLEHKINFLEVADSYLVEIQQARRFEKNYLLYGTGLQEAHEHLEVADAILTNNTATIEKILGREHYRTMSTLVAAYHEQLVLLGRAGNETAQERIVPDLREFGGQMVAFAEDFVEKEQKSVRRMFLLAKRVPLYFMSVVFVLMVFVTVFLTRQLVLTLNRFMEYTRRIGEGDFSPILPARKYKDEFTKLAEAFNHMIKELDHKHKVLLESHKLRAIGTLVAGVAHELNNPLNNTLLTASMLTEDFATLSDQEKLDMVNDVISETERARRVVKNLLDFAREGETQLAPLEMDKIVEDSARLVANQVRFAKVELTVSCEPNLPRIHGDEQKLKQVFVNLILNAVDVLPPGGQIHVKVGKDKMPGYVLVTVSDNGPGIPEHIQGRIFEPFFTTKGQGKGTGLGLSVSRGIIKKLGGYIHLTSSPGQGTTFTVSLPTTESPSEIMSK; from the coding sequence ATGAGACGCTATAGAGAGATGCTCAGTTCCTGGTCAAACGACTACAGCAGCGAGCCGGAAAACATACCCCTGCACCGGCGTCCGTCGATCAGCATTCGGCTGAAGGTGGCGGTTTCGTTTTTTCTCTTTTTTATTCTCTCCCTGACCGTGACCGGCTGGTCCTACTGGATTCTTACAAAACTTGAGCACAAGATAAACTTTCTGGAGGTGGCGGACAGCTACCTGGTGGAGATTCAACAGGCCCGGCGGTTTGAAAAAAACTACCTGCTCTACGGCACCGGCCTGCAGGAGGCCCATGAACACCTGGAGGTGGCGGACGCCATCCTGACAAACAACACCGCGACAATTGAAAAGATCCTGGGCCGGGAGCACTACCGCACCATGTCCACCCTGGTGGCGGCATACCACGAGCAGCTGGTGCTGCTGGGCCGGGCCGGGAATGAGACCGCACAGGAGCGAATCGTTCCGGACCTGCGCGAGTTCGGGGGCCAGATGGTGGCCTTTGCCGAAGATTTCGTGGAAAAAGAGCAGAAATCGGTCCGCCGCATGTTCCTTCTGGCCAAGCGCGTGCCCCTTTACTTCATGTCCGTTGTGTTTGTGTTGATGGTGTTTGTGACGGTTTTCCTGACCCGGCAGTTGGTGTTGACCCTGAACCGTTTCATGGAGTATACCCGGCGGATCGGGGAGGGTGACTTTTCTCCCATTCTGCCGGCCCGCAAATACAAGGATGAGTTTACCAAGCTGGCCGAGGCTTTCAACCACATGATCAAGGAGTTGGACCACAAACACAAGGTGCTGCTGGAGTCCCACAAACTCCGGGCCATCGGCACGCTTGTGGCGGGCGTGGCCCATGAACTCAACAACCCCCTCAACAACACCCTGCTGACCGCGTCCATGCTGACCGAGGATTTTGCCACCCTCTCCGACCAGGAAAAACTCGACATGGTCAACGATGTGATCAGCGAAACCGAACGGGCACGGCGGGTGGTGAAAAACCTTTTGGACTTTGCCAGGGAAGGGGAGACACAGCTGGCCCCCCTGGAGATGGACAAGATCGTGGAGGATTCAGCCCGGCTGGTGGCCAACCAGGTCAGGTTCGCCAAGGTGGAGCTGACGGTCTCCTGCGAGCCCAACCTGCCCCGGATTCACGGGGATGAACAGAAACTCAAACAGGTTTTTGTCAACCTGATTCTCAATGCCGTGGATGTGCTGCCTCCGGGCGGGCAGATTCACGTCAAGGTGGGGAAAGACAAGATGCCCGGTTATGTGCTGGTGACGGTCAGCGACAACGGGCCGGGCATTCCCGAGCATATTCAGGGCCGCATTTTTGAGCCTTTTTTCACCACCAAGGGCCAGGGAAAGGGCACCGGCCTGGGCCTGTCCGTTTCCCGGGGCATTATCAAGAAACTGGGCGGCTATATCCACCTCACCAGCAGTCCTGGCCAGGGCACCACATTTACGGTGTCGCTCCCCACCACCGAATCGCCGTCAGAGATCATGTCAAAATAG
- a CDS encoding class I SAM-dependent methyltransferase, with amino-acid sequence MPLSTSKSEKAKSFDLAYQSSGMYYGWVVRPEFERFFNNIDLTGKTALDLGAGEGRYSIHLARRGCAVTAVDFSASGLNKLQGIAEQERLPVTTVLCDLETYAFPENTFDVVVAATILDHLETGARHRAMAGMAAALKPGGLLYVNVFTTEDPGYAAAGAVDAEGVSDTSFGMAHYFAPGELKSCFTGLALLDYYEGVEEDTSHGKPHHHGWASLIAKKE; translated from the coding sequence ATGCCCCTTTCCACATCCAAAAGCGAGAAGGCAAAATCCTTTGACCTGGCCTACCAGTCATCCGGCATGTATTACGGATGGGTGGTCCGGCCGGAATTCGAACGATTTTTCAACAATATAGACCTGACCGGCAAAACCGCCCTTGACCTGGGGGCCGGCGAAGGCCGCTATTCCATTCACCTGGCCCGGCGGGGCTGCGCGGTCACGGCCGTGGACTTTTCCGCATCCGGGCTCAACAAGCTTCAGGGTATTGCCGAACAGGAACGGCTTCCGGTGACCACGGTTCTGTGCGACCTCGAAACTTACGCGTTTCCGGAAAATACCTTTGACGTGGTGGTGGCGGCCACCATTCTGGACCATCTGGAAACCGGCGCAAGGCACCGGGCCATGGCCGGCATGGCCGCAGCCCTGAAACCCGGAGGGCTTCTCTATGTAAACGTGTTTACCACCGAAGACCCCGGATATGCCGCCGCCGGTGCGGTGGACGCCGAAGGGGTCAGCGACACCTCCTTTGGCATGGCCCACTATTTTGCGCCCGGTGAGTTGAAGTCCTGTTTTACCGGGCTGGCCCTCCTTGATTATTACGAAGGGGTTGAAGAAGACACATCCCACGGCAAGCCTCACCACCATGGCTGGGCCAGCCTGATCGCCAAAAAGGAGTAA
- a CDS encoding YnbE family lipoprotein: MRKKQIIYLWAAAFLFTAACTHKVQVEPIHITVDINIRVDKALDDFFSDLDATEPAAEPLTAPKKR, from the coding sequence ATGAGAAAAAAACAGATCATCTACCTGTGGGCAGCCGCGTTCTTGTTTACCGCGGCCTGCACTCACAAGGTCCAGGTGGAGCCCATTCACATCACCGTGGATATCAACATCAGGGTGGACAAGGCACTGGACGACTTTTTCAGCGACCTTGACGCCACCGAACCCGCGGCCGAACCCCTGACCGCGCCGAAAAAAAGATAG
- a CDS encoding thioredoxin domain-containing protein: MAAMPKPDDTAPAFTLNREYMGVARTTFLIGPNGKIAHVWEKVRVKDHAESVFQACCDLS; this comes from the coding sequence ATGGCCGCCATGCCCAAACCCGATGATACAGCCCCTGCCTTTACCTTGAACAGGGAATACATGGGCGTAGCGCGCACCACCTTTCTGATCGGCCCCAACGGAAAAATCGCGCACGTATGGGAAAAGGTCCGGGTCAAAGACCATGCCGAATCGGTATTCCAGGCCTGCTGCGATCTTTCATGA
- a CDS encoding YdbL family protein, protein MKNRTFVFCILAASMVLLAASFALAGEADDIKARMKERLGTIDSLKAQGLIGENNQGLLELREAVGKGADIVAEENRDRMVVYQAIARQTGATVEKVGARRALQIRETAVPGTWIQTGDGTWQKK, encoded by the coding sequence ATGAAAAACAGAACCTTCGTTTTTTGCATACTGGCAGCCAGCATGGTCCTGCTGGCCGCATCCTTTGCCCTGGCCGGTGAGGCGGATGACATAAAGGCCCGCATGAAAGAGCGTTTGGGAACCATTGACAGCCTCAAGGCCCAGGGCCTGATCGGTGAAAACAACCAGGGCCTGCTGGAACTTCGAGAAGCCGTCGGCAAAGGCGCCGACATCGTGGCCGAAGAGAACAGGGATCGCATGGTGGTCTACCAGGCAATTGCCAGGCAAACCGGGGCCACCGTTGAAAAAGTGGGGGCCCGCCGGGCCCTTCAAATTCGGGAGACCGCCGTACCCGGCACATGGATTCAGACCGGGGACGGCACATGGCAAAAAAAATAG
- a CDS encoding glycosyltransferase family 87 protein: MARAVMEGVNPYLPLARLAEIFFSPAPCIIGLGLPSPHPPPAVLLALPFGLINYPQAALAWFLCELACIGASVYIVLHWWRGGRPSLVRVAFTTLLVLAAAPFWEGLLYGQLSSLLLLLLLCAWRSQRQIWAGCFLGASLSLKLMGAPIWLFFLIRKQWYAAGVAFGVFIVTHVAAALAMGIGPIAHYYRSVAGSMAYTYRLVEWNFSPWTVGWRLFSGVGGPFEKSTVILPLFQKPGAALYVSALLLVLALGAGLLMAAKSKDRNVSWAVLFCLSAVVGPIAWIHYLVLLLLPFALVLNNLKRRGYPLLQTALWAMLAGALLIPDYALINLLARFNINYSGTGPVTVTFWAGLLTLVPLAVTLTLMGLAAWSAKQEGRQAAPSE, from the coding sequence ATGGCCAGGGCCGTTATGGAAGGGGTCAACCCCTACCTGCCGCTGGCCCGGCTGGCTGAAATATTTTTTTCTCCGGCGCCGTGCATCATCGGCCTGGGCCTGCCTTCCCCGCACCCGCCGCCGGCGGTGCTGCTGGCCCTGCCTTTCGGCCTGATAAACTATCCCCAAGCGGCATTGGCCTGGTTTCTCTGTGAACTGGCCTGTATCGGCGCGTCTGTCTATATCGTACTGCACTGGTGGCGAGGCGGACGGCCTTCCCTGGTCCGCGTCGCCTTTACCACTCTTCTGGTACTGGCCGCTGCCCCATTCTGGGAAGGACTGCTCTATGGCCAGCTCTCCTCCCTGCTGCTGCTCCTCCTCCTCTGCGCATGGCGGTCGCAGCGCCAGATTTGGGCCGGATGTTTTCTGGGCGCATCGCTTTCCTTGAAACTGATGGGCGCGCCCATCTGGCTTTTTTTTCTGATTCGAAAACAGTGGTACGCCGCCGGCGTGGCTTTTGGCGTTTTTATCGTCACCCATGTCGCGGCGGCCCTGGCGATGGGTATCGGCCCCATCGCGCATTACTATCGGTCTGTTGCCGGCAGCATGGCTTATACCTACCGGCTGGTTGAATGGAATTTTTCCCCCTGGACCGTGGGATGGCGGCTGTTTAGCGGTGTGGGGGGGCCGTTTGAAAAGAGCACGGTCATTTTGCCGCTGTTTCAGAAGCCCGGGGCGGCCCTGTATGTTTCCGCGCTGCTGCTGGTGCTTGCGCTGGGAGCTGGACTGCTGATGGCGGCAAAGTCAAAGGACCGCAACGTTTCATGGGCCGTGCTTTTCTGTTTGAGCGCTGTCGTGGGGCCGATCGCCTGGATTCACTACCTGGTATTGTTGCTGTTGCCCTTTGCCTTAGTTCTGAACAATTTGAAACGCCGGGGATATCCACTGTTGCAGACAGCCCTGTGGGCGATGCTTGCCGGAGCGTTATTGATCCCCGATTATGCACTGATCAACCTGCTGGCGCGGTTCAACATCAACTATTCGGGGACCGGGCCGGTAACGGTTACGTTCTGGGCCGGGCTGCTCACCCTTGTCCCCCTGGCCGTCACCCTGACCCTGATGGGGCTGGCGGCCTGGAGCGCAAAACAGGAGGGAAGGCAGGCCGCGCCTTCTGAATGA
- a CDS encoding intermembrane phospholipid transport protein YdbH family protein, whose translation MSRHIFKTTVVAGAIVSIIWLCWQVAVNVLLAGWLETTVIPRAARQAGLEQASVSVSRLGLFETEIGPVVLGDPDRPFLEVAAIKARYTPWGLARGHVNTVTVHGVSVNTQYTDGAITFPGFAPVAPEKTPPAEGASLPVSMDAVKISGVMVNLLTENQRFQVPCDLELTSSDGTMEAIDAVLDLYPCGQQITVTARAMLNQEELFATLNAPALVLERFAGWSSLVPGLHLAGNASVAGRAHIRLNPAALASGSVRFEMTKGEAGYQNGVLGPAGSDAPLAVTVAGSQTSGWQLTGANIKFVSPVSLTLEKITGTLQAEPEADEKQGSFFIAAAPSAPDPQAPFLLDAPLTLAGIFSGRADKNGWQFDLTAGKEGTGGKQGCRIRMGDALVALPVPDIQVSGNGTADRGWAECVLTASGAAITLNEETITVADAKISGTADFSTAAGQEMSAKGDLGLALGRIRVDRHQVRVEKTEVHLPWQWPEGTAPRGSLAVGPVKWKNLNMGELSGALQQKGQGLVLNTRYGKGSLSGLSGTLTASASAEGSGGPAMDMKLSLVHRNTAPDIDPGLFAPEAAGSLVNGNLDLTANFSLHDKETTGLLHCRLDAGSFRMPEKKAAITGIDGNLTFPDLPRFKSSPDQKVVFREAVFGDIHMADGKIDLQLESGPTLFIEKSSFNWCRGTVYTEGLRIAPGQTSYDLTLYADRLNLADVLGQMGAVAAEGEGTVSGRIPILYTGGDITIDNGFLFSAPGEGGIIHLSRADMLTAGLPEASAQYRQIDLAREALKNYQYDWAKVLLNSEGENLSVKLQFDGKPTRSLPFVYDKNTGGFVRVTDQRKYSEFKGLSLDVNFRIPINQLIGYKDIWNLNP comes from the coding sequence ATGTCCAGACACATTTTCAAAACAACTGTTGTTGCCGGTGCCATAGTCAGCATTATCTGGCTCTGTTGGCAGGTAGCGGTCAATGTACTGCTGGCCGGCTGGCTGGAGACCACGGTGATTCCGCGCGCCGCAAGGCAGGCCGGTCTTGAGCAGGCCAGCGTGTCCGTCTCCCGGCTGGGCTTGTTTGAAACGGAGATCGGCCCTGTGGTGCTGGGAGACCCGGACCGGCCGTTTCTTGAGGTTGCCGCGATAAAGGCGCGGTACACCCCCTGGGGCCTTGCGCGCGGACATGTTAATACCGTGACGGTCCACGGCGTCTCGGTGAACACACAATACACGGACGGCGCCATTACTTTTCCCGGTTTTGCGCCGGTCGCGCCTGAAAAAACACCCCCGGCCGAAGGGGCTTCCCTGCCGGTTTCCATGGATGCCGTTAAAATCTCCGGCGTCATGGTAAACCTGTTGACAGAAAATCAGCGGTTCCAGGTTCCCTGCGATCTGGAGTTGACCTCAAGCGACGGCACAATGGAGGCCATCGACGCCGTCCTTGACCTGTACCCCTGCGGCCAGCAAATAACAGTCACGGCCCGGGCCATGCTGAACCAGGAAGAGCTGTTTGCAACCCTCAACGCCCCTGCCCTGGTCCTGGAACGGTTCGCCGGCTGGAGTTCCCTGGTGCCCGGCCTTCATCTTGCCGGCAACGCGTCGGTGGCGGGCCGTGCTCACATTCGCCTGAACCCGGCCGCCCTTGCTTCCGGATCGGTCCGCTTTGAGATGACAAAAGGCGAGGCCGGATATCAGAACGGGGTCTTGGGTCCGGCAGGTTCCGACGCGCCCCTTGCCGTCACCGTTGCCGGCAGCCAGACATCCGGATGGCAACTGACCGGCGCCAACATCAAGTTTGTCTCACCGGTTTCCCTGACCCTTGAAAAAATCACAGGCACCTTGCAGGCAGAACCGGAAGCAGATGAAAAGCAGGGAAGCTTTTTTATCGCGGCAGCCCCATCAGCGCCGGACCCGCAGGCCCCCTTTCTGCTGGACGCCCCATTAACCCTGGCCGGGATTTTTTCAGGCCGTGCGGACAAAAACGGCTGGCAATTTGACCTGACCGCTGGCAAGGAAGGGACCGGCGGCAAACAGGGCTGCCGCATCAGGATGGGGGACGCCCTTGTTGCGCTGCCGGTACCCGACATTCAGGTTTCAGGCAACGGCACCGCCGACAGGGGGTGGGCAGAATGTGTACTGACAGCCTCCGGCGCTGCCATCACTCTGAATGAAGAAACCATCACTGTTGCTGACGCAAAAATCAGCGGCACCGCTGATTTTTCAACAGCAGCCGGCCAGGAGATGAGCGCAAAGGGAGACCTGGGCCTGGCCCTGGGCCGGATACGCGTGGACCGGCACCAGGTACGAGTTGAAAAAACAGAGGTTCACCTTCCCTGGCAGTGGCCTGAAGGCACTGCCCCGCGGGGCAGTCTGGCCGTTGGCCCGGTGAAATGGAAGAACCTGAACATGGGAGAGCTGTCCGGCGCCCTTCAGCAGAAGGGGCAGGGCCTGGTGCTGAACACCCGTTACGGTAAAGGGTCGCTCTCCGGCCTGTCCGGCACCCTGACGGCTTCCGCGTCCGCTGAGGGTTCCGGCGGGCCGGCCATGGACATGAAGCTTTCTCTGGTCCACCGAAACACGGCCCCGGACATCGATCCAGGGCTTTTTGCCCCGGAGGCCGCCGGCTCCCTGGTCAACGGCAACCTGGATCTGACAGCAAATTTCTCTCTCCATGACAAAGAGACCACCGGCCTCCTTCACTGCCGGCTTGACGCGGGCAGTTTTCGAATGCCTGAGAAAAAGGCTGCCATTACCGGCATTGATGGTAACCTGACATTTCCCGACCTGCCGAGGTTCAAGAGTAGCCCCGACCAGAAGGTCGTTTTCAGGGAGGCCGTGTTTGGCGACATTCACATGGCCGACGGCAAAATCGACCTTCAACTGGAATCAGGGCCGACCCTGTTTATTGAAAAAAGCAGTTTTAACTGGTGCCGGGGAACGGTTTACACCGAAGGCCTGCGGATCGCGCCGGGGCAGACAAGCTATGACCTGACGCTTTACGCCGACCGGCTCAACCTGGCCGATGTGCTGGGCCAGATGGGCGCGGTGGCCGCCGAAGGCGAAGGCACGGTGAGCGGCCGTATTCCCATTCTTTACACCGGCGGCGACATTACCATTGACAACGGGTTTCTCTTTTCCGCGCCGGGCGAAGGCGGCATTATTCATTTAAGCAGGGCCGACATGCTGACGGCCGGCCTGCCCGAAGCATCGGCCCAGTATCGGCAGATCGACCTGGCCCGGGAGGCCCTGAAAAATTACCAGTATGACTGGGCCAAGGTTCTGCTCAACTCCGAAGGCGAAAATCTTTCCGTCAAGCTCCAGTTCGACGGTAAACCCACCCGGTCCCTGCCCTTTGTGTACGACAAGAACACAGGCGGGTTTGTCCGGGTGACCGACCAGCGAAAATATTCGGAATTCAAGGGGTTGAGCCTGGACGTCAATTTCCGGATTCCCATCAACCAGCTGATCGGGTATAAGGATATATGGAACCTCAACCCATAA